A genomic region of Penaeus vannamei isolate JL-2024 chromosome 42, ASM4276789v1, whole genome shotgun sequence contains the following coding sequences:
- the LOC138860598 gene encoding proteoglycan 4-like, producing the protein MEPVNQRTREPTTQRTREPVNQGTDDPENQGTDDPVNQRTMEPGNRRPREPGNRRPREPVNQRTREPTTQRTREPTTQRTREPTTQRTREPTTQRTREPTTQRTREPWNQRTREPENQGTDDPENQGTDDPENQGTDDPENQGTDDPENHGTRELGNRRPREPGNQGDGGAGCRRMQTPQASSPGRPRGLQ; encoded by the coding sequence ATGGAACCAGTGAACCAGAGGACCAGGGAACCGACGACGCAGAGAACCAGGGAACCAGTGAACCAGGGAACCGACGACCCAGAGAACCAGGGAACCGACGACCCAGTGAACCAGAGAACCATGGAACCAGGGAACCGACGACCCAGAGAACCAGGGAACCGACGACCCAGAGAACCAGTGAACCAGAGAACCAGGGAACCGACGACCCAGAGAACCAGGGAACCGACGACCCAGAGAACCAGGGAACCGACGACCCAGAGAACCAGGGAACCGACGACCCAGAGAACCAGGGAACCGACGAcccagagaaccagagaaccatgGAACCAGAGAACTAGGGAACCAGAGAACCAGGGAACCGACGACCCAGAGAACCAGGGAACCGACGACCCAGAGAACCAGGGAACCGACGACCCAGAGAACCAGGGAACCGACGACCCAGAGAACCATGGAACCAGAGAACTAGGGAACCGACGACCCAGAGAACCAGGGAACCAGGGCGACGGGGGGGCCGGGTGCAGACGGATGCAGACACCGCAGGCCAGCTCCCCAGGGCGGCCGCGGGGTCTTCAGTGA